A segment of the Saccopteryx leptura isolate mSacLep1 chromosome 11, mSacLep1_pri_phased_curated, whole genome shotgun sequence genome:
GCCTTGCGTGGGTTGCGGGGGCAACTGCCAGGGTGGAGTCAAGGTTATCTGGGCCAGGTCCCAAGTCCTCCGCTTCCAGGCCAGACAGCCATTCCTAAACAaggcctgcctctgcccctcccactgctgcggggggagggggggtagtTTTCAGCTCACACTGGAAGAAGGCAGGCCACACCTTTCCCAACAACTGTGAGTTCTGTGTCCCATCGTGTAACCCCTGCTCCTAACAGTGCCTGGCGCAGGGTCAGCATTCAGTAAATGAGTGTTTGCCTatgtgctcaccagcttgtgttCTAGTGGATGACTTGCAAGGGATTCACAACTACTGGCTGTTTTTCTCCTCTGGCTTCTGAAGAAGGGGGCATAGACTTTCCACTAACAGCTGAGTCGGTCCACACAGCAGCTATATTCTGAGCCTCCAAGCATTCCTTTCCTCTAGGCAGGCTCCCAGGCCAGTCCACACCCTGACTCCGCTGCAGAGCAGGTAGGTCTAGGAGCCGGGCTGCCAACAGCATAGGGCAGGAGGCTCCCTGCACAAAGCAGCAGGGAATTCTATGTGCACCCAGCTCCAGAAAACCAGTCAGGTGGGAAGGTAGTCAGTCTGTGCAGGCAGGCCAAGAGCTGGGCCCACGGGCTTGAGGCCCATTTCTGCCTCCTGGTGGAAGGTCACAGGCGCCAGGAGCTGAACAGGGCATAGAAGGAAGCTGCAGTGACCTCTCTGGGTAGATGGGGGTGCTCAAGGCCATCTGAGTTTCTAACTGCAAAGCCCAATGGGCTTTTCACACGGGAAGAGGGCTGTGTGGTGGTGAGCAAAGCCAGCCTCCTGCTCCCTGTGTAACCTGCCTTTCTTCCAACCAAACAGCCGAGGTTACAGGAATGTGAATTTCTGGTCCTCCTGAGTAAGGGGGAGCAGTTTGCCTTTTGTCCAGTGGCCCTGGCTTTGTTATCTGAGCTGAGGGCAACGGGCTAGAGTAGAGGCGCGCTGGCTGGGCCTTCGGTGACAGGAGAGCCACCTTGGTCACCCTTCTGGGTGCCCCAGTTTTGACAGGGTTTCCCAGCAGCAAGATTGATAGGCCCAGCCCCAAGTTCCCAGAGGAAAACCAAGCACACGGCCACTtccctgggtgccaggctcccgcAGGCCCAGGGAAGCTGCTGCTTAGGGACCAAGGAGGCTGGGATGACATGAAGGCTCCTCAGTGACAGGCCAGTTCACAGTCCTCCTCTCCTCTTGCCAAAGAAACTCAGGACTCAGGGCTTCCGCCTGGCCGTGTCTCCTTTCCCTCACCTACCTTGTACTCGTCTTCCCTGTGATGGAAGGGGTATAATCATGTCCCCACCCACCCTTCTGGGACTGTCACAAAGATAAAAGAGACCATCTATAGGCAGTATTTTAGACTCCTAGGAGAGCAGCACTGAACAAGAGGTGTCATTAAAGTGAAGTGTTTGGAGATTGCAGATGAAAGGAGCTGGTAAATAAAGAGCCTAAACATCACCTTTCCCATCATCACGGCCAGGTGAACTGGCTACTGGGCCCCAGTGGGAGCTCCCAGGAGGGAATACAACGCGTCCCAACCCCGTCCTGCTGGCCCTCCGTCCTCTGCAGTTTAAGCGACAAGCTGCTCTGCTCCTGGTCTCCCATATGGGAATGCCTGGAGAGAGAAGTACTGCCTTGTGCTCCGGCACCTAAGGTGTCCTTGGGATTAAATATAGTCTCCTCTCCCCCGAGGCATcacagcctccctccctctccaaagAGCCCTTCCCAGGGAACAGAAGTGCTAGGAGGCTTTTTATACCAACTGGTCTCTAAGCTAGTCCTACTTAACTGCTTCTAAACAGGAGCGGATTTGTACAGAGGAttctggccctttgttctacagGCATGAGTGTCTAAAAGACTCAAGGTTTTCCCTTTGCCCATGAGCCTTTACTAAACCCACCCATGCCTTCCTCCATCTCCCCAAAGGCTCTCCGACTTGCTATACGAACAGCCTTCTGTAGAAGGAAAAGCAAGAGTAAGTTCGGTTCCAGGGAGacctgggggaggcagggagcgAGCCCCAGGCGGCAGATGCAGAGGAGCCCTAGCCTTCCCCCAGAGATGCTTTATTACACGGTCTCCTCAGTCCTCAGGGGCTGGGGCCCAGGCCCACGTGAGCAGACAGAGGCACTGCGTCGGACATGGCAGATGGCCCCCGTTTAGCAATGCAGTCAGACAGAGGGTGGGCAATGAGTGGGCGCGTGCCCACGGGCGGGCTCTGGGTCCCCGCCGACAGCGCGGGCGGGAGCCATGCTCAGGCATCGGTGACCTCCATGTTCTGCAGCCGGCTTTCCAGGGCGACGTCTCGCGCCGCCCCTTTCTTCTTGCTGCCCTCGTGCTGCTTCTTCTGCTTCTTGGACGGCTCCTGGTCAATGGGTGCAGGCTTCACGAAGGGGATCAGCTCCTGGAGGCCTGGCAGGGAAGAGGGGCCGACCAGATGACCTGCTGTTTCTCAGGAGGCAAAGCCCACGGGCCTCCAGGGTGAGCGCCAAAGGGCCACGATGCCTTTGAATAAAGGGGCACCCACGATGGGCACTGGTTTCATGTATTCTTTCCTTCCCTGGCCTGAATTTCAGCTGCATTTCAAAGGAAGATCACACCTGTGCCGGCTACTTTCTCAGCTCTGCCCCTGCAAAGTCCggcaccacagggcaggcagggtGTGGGGGACTGCGCGTGAACAAGCAAACAGAGTCCATCCTGAAAGGGGCCCGCTCTTCGGAAGCGTgcagacagagaggggagggggacgggCTGGGCTGGGTCGGGTCTCACCTGGTGGCATAAACTCCTTCAACTTCTCGGGCACGATGATGCCCTTCTCCGTCTGGTAGTTCTCCAGGATGGCGCAGATGGTGCGTGTGGTGGCACACATGGTGGCGTTGAGCATGTGGACAAACTCCACCTGTGAGGCGAGAACAGCTCGACTCAGCCCGCAGCGGCTTAGCTGAGGGCCCGTCCCCCAGCCGGGTCCCCGCTGGCAGCCACCCAGTTCAAAACCGTGGCTTCTACCCCTGAGTGAGCTTTTTCTAAACCTAAATCCTGTTTGTCTTTCACTGCCTATCAGATAGCTCCAGGAAGAGTCCTCATGTCTCCATGAGTGACAAGTGCAAGGTCCCTGTATTCTGAGGAGAGCCGGGCCCtcggagagaaaaggaaaacactaCCACAGGGACCTCTCCTTTGAACCCCTTCTGAGTCCCTGACATGGAAAAGTAGGGCCTAAAAATCGCGTTTGAAGAGACAAGCTTACAACCCAGAGCTCCtgggtgagaggaaggaagacctgCCTCCCACTCGTTCTGGGTAGACGCAAGGGGATTTCTTTATTTGGAGTTACAGCAAACAGGAGAGTTAGCCTGACTGCAGAACGGAGCTAGATTCAGGTTTCTGTCTAAAGGACTCGGTTCGGATTCAGGAGAAGTCACTTTCCGGTTGCCGTGCCCGTCTGGGCTGAAAAGCCCGGGTTTTCCCATGATGCAGGGAACTAGTGTGCTCCAGGAGCTGAGAAATGAGACCAGTGGACCCCGCCCCGAGGCCTCTGCTGCCCGCCTCCCCAGGGCCCTCTACCTTGTCCATCATCTTCTTGGTTTGCCCGTATCGGATTCGGAGCCGCCGAGCCTGGTAGTCTGTGCAGTTGGAACAGGAGACTAACTCACGGAAGGCTCCCGAGCCCGGAAACCAGGCCTCCAGGTCAAGCTTCTTGCTGGCAGCATGATTCAAAGAACCTGTAAGGGAAAACCCCGAGAATTCATGAAGGAGGGATGGTATTTCAGAAGGCTAACCTTTAGCAAACCTGAAGAATTCCTTAATTCACATCCTAtccccagaagtgaaatcacgCCCAGATATTCTTATCAGCAAACACTCCCCAGTGAGAAGAGTGTGATATTTTAATGTGGGCAACTAATTAGATCATGAGATATTTCTTGGCGTGGTACGGGCAGTGTTTGTGGGATGCAGGAAGGAGGCCGGTACCTGAGACGATATTCACAATGTGGTATGGGATCCCCAAAGACTGGTAGAACTCCTCGGCGGTGCTGATCATCTCCTCAAACATCTCCCACGACTTGTTGTCATGTGGTGATGAGTAGACAAACTGTTCAATCTGCAAAGAGGGACCCACGGAGACAGTGACAAGGGGACATGGTGAATAAACTAAAGGACCAAAGTGGGAGATATTCTTGCGGTGAAGACCTGTTCACAGAGCACCGGGAGCCAGGCCAGGCTGGGGCCCCCGGCAAGGGAGACGTGCGCTACACCGGACTGGGTGTGCAGCAAGAACACCTGCTTCTACCGCGAGCTACCTGCACACgcgccaggtactgttctaagtgcttcTCATATGAACTAGCTGGAGCCTCACAGTCGACCTAATGAGGTGGGTCCTATTGTTACCCTCCTTTTACAGGAGCACAGAGTGGCTCAGCAGCTTGTCCCAGGTGACACAGCAGGCAGGTGCTGCAGGTGGGATCTGGACTCAGGCAGCCCGGTTGCAAGGTCTGTGATGATAGCCACTCTGGCTCTTCCCCAGAAACACGGACGCAGGCAGCGGAGGAAAGATGGGAGCCGGGGTGGGCCTGAGCAACACAGCTCCCTCTGCCTACCCCGCACAGACAGACGGACGGGTCCCACTCCTCACACTGACTCCTCTACTTACCTTCTCAAACTGATGGACTCGAAAGATGCCACGGGTGTCACGGCCATGGGAGCCCACCTCCTGGCGAAAGCAGGTGGACAGGCCGGCATACTTGATGGGCAAGTCCTCGGGCCGGAGCCACTCATCCCGGTGGAGAGCAGCGATGGGCTGCTCGGAGGTGGCGATCAGGTATTTCTCATCATAGGAGTTGTCATCAGACTTTTCACTGCCTTTGCCAATCACCTGAGGGAGAGGCCTTTACTAgttaagagggagggagggggcctcGGCTAGAGCAGAGACCACAGGGAAGATGGGAGCGATGGGACAGGGAGAAGTTCCTTTAAGCCCTGCCTGGGAGTGAGCAGGGGACACTACAGAAAGGAGGGAATGGGTCAGTCCCAAATGGGGTCCCTAACTGAGatcaaagaaaagcaaattaaaaggagataaaaaaaattctgatatctacttattttctaataaatatatttttgtaaatgatgtGTAATGGCCAATGATGGCAGACGTACAGTAAAACCCAAGCTGGTAGTAATATAACGTAATCCACTCAACAAATGTATGTGAGGTGTTTACTAAGGGCCAAGTCCTTTTTGCCAATCCTGGGCAAAAAGGAGACACAGTCTTTGCTTTCTTGGTGCTTATGGGTTAGTCTAGTGGCTCTAATCCTCAATCACTTTGGTGTTCAGTTGATTAGAACGATCTTCTTCCCCTTGACTGGAATCGTCTGGCTCTCTCTGACATGGTCTGTGCTTGAGAAGGAGCCCCAAGCTGGAGGCCACGTCTGTTCCCAAGGAAAGCATGTTTTGCCCTATTGAAGCTTCCAGTCTGGGGTCAAAAGTAGGAAGACCCAGTAAGACCGGACACTTCTACCATTTCCTTTTGTTCAACCACTCACTAAATGTGCTTCTTCTCTAAGCTCAGGAAGTTAAAGTATGTTCATTTAGATACATCATCATACAGATTATCTGGGGGGAGAGATCAAACAGGCTCTAGGTCTGCAGTATTTAATATGGTAGCCACTGGCCACAGATAGCTATTtagatttaaattcttttaaaaattaaaattttacttcctCAGTTGCATGAGCCACATTTTAAGTGTTCAACAGCCACAGATATAGACCCTGTCCATCTTCGCAGGAAGTTCCACTGACCAGCACTGCGCGGTATCTTTGAAGTGAAACTTCCCCACTTAAGACGTCCTCCCGCCACACCGCCCCAGATGCTCACCTTATAGAGTTCCTCACTTAAGACGTCCTTCCGCCACACGGCCCCAGATGCTCACCTTATAGAGTTCCTCACTTAAGACGTCCTCCCGCCACACGGCCCCAGATGCTCACCTTATAGAGTTCCTCACTTAAGACGTCCTCCCGCCACACGGCCCCAGATGCTCACCTTATAGAGTTCCTCACTTAAGACGCCCTTCCGCCACACGGCCCCAGCCTGCTCACCTTATAGAGTTCCTCACTTAAGACGTCCTCCCGCCACACCGCCCCAGATGCTCACCTTATAGAGTTCCTCATCAAACTGACTGAGCTGCGCCACCTCCTGCATGACCTCCTTCCTCATGAAAAAGGGGGTGTAGATGGGAGTGTAGCCCCGGCTCCCCAAGGTGCGCAGGGCATACTGGATGAGCGCCTGTTCCAGGAACACCAGGGCCCCCTGCAGGAGCGGAGACACAGCACTGTGGGATCGGCTTCCTTCGCCGCCATGTTCGGTGGCTACAATTCACTCAGGCGCTGGGGCCAGCAGAGCATGACCACCCGGGGACTCACAGGGGGCCAGCAAAGACCCCAACAACCAACCCAAAAGATTCTTACCTGACACCAATCCCTAGCATACCATCCAGGCAAATCATAGAGAAAATTCTCTTTCAGATACTAAAGCAAGAGAAAAGGACTATTGGCCCGGGTGCGTGGGAAAGTTTTCtcgtgttaattcttttttttttttttttttaaattttatttatttatttatttttttacagagacagagagtgagtcagagagagggatagacagggacagacagacaggaacggagagagatgagaagcatcaatcattagtttttcattgcgcgttgcaacaccttagttgttcattgattgctttctcatatgtgccttgacctcgggccttcagcagaccgagtaaccccttgctggagccagcgaccctgggttcaagctggtgggttttttcctcaaaccagatgagcccgcactcaagctggcgacctcggggttccgaacccgggtcctctgcatcccagtccgatgctctatccactgcgccaccacctggtcaggctctcatgtTAATTCTTACAACACCAGAATCATATGTATAATGCAAAGCATACCTCGTGTGCACACAGATGGTCAGTACAACTGGCCCTTGAACAACTGGGAGGTTAGGGGCACTGATCCACGCGCACAGTAGAAAACTCACGTATAATTTCTGACTCTCCTAAAACCTAGCTACTAAGAGCCCACTGTTAACCAGAGGCCTTACTAATAATATAGTCAACACATATTCCGTATGTTACAAGTATCATGTACTGTATTTTTATAGTATAGTAAgctagagagaagaaaatggggggaaaatttcacatataaggggacctgcacagttcaaactataattccaaaataatttGACCGTGTCTTTCTAGAAGCCTCCTCTGCCCTCTGTCCCAGCTATCGGGGTTCGCCTCTGCCAAGCCACTCTCACCGAGCTCTGGGCCTGCTCACACCACACCCTGTGGACAGGGGCCACACACCAAACCCGACAAGTGCAGGGGAGGCCTGCACGGCAGGTCCTGCAAACTCACTGGGCTGAAAGTagccacataggatggtctgaacataaaaattcccCACTAAAAGCGAGTTGTGGCACGTAGTCAAGTCCTAGGTctgtagcttccttgacaaaggtcagtctttaccttaAGTGAGCCCGTCTATTGTCTTTTCTGCCTGTAAGATCTcatacctttgaaatgccagAGTGATCCCCGTTTCCAGACCCTTCGGGGTCTCTCCGCTTTGCTCTCTCCTGCCACCCAAAGCTGTCACCAGTGAACTTCGCGTGACcccttccacctcctcctctgaCTCTAATGTATGAAATACGCTGCAGAGCTGCCGTTCTCCAGAGCGCTTTCTCAGTCCACTGAGAGTCTGCTTCTTAGCAGTGGTCATCAGTTTGCTTCAAAGAAACTCATAAAAGTTCTCTAGAGGTCTGGAAATTTCTTATATCGAGAGCACTTATCACAGTAGCTTTTGATTCTTTGTTACCTGTCTGACTGTCGATTACCCTGAGCTCCTTAAAGGAGAGACTGTTCAGACTCAGTCAGCAAAACCACGTGTTCGCTATGGGGCACCACGCCGTGGCTTTTGTTCTGGGGCCTCCTCATCAGCCCTCTCCTGCCTCACAAAGAGCACCGCCTCTAGTTGCCAATGCGTTTGTGGTGGAGAGGCCAGCAGCAGTGGCGAGCGTGTGGGCCTCCTTCGGCAGCTTATTTTTctgcagttttaaaaattctttctttataatCCCGTCCCCACTGGTTCCCGGCTCTTACCTTCAGGAAGTACCCTCGGCTCCCGGCCACCACAACCCCTTTTTCGCCTTCAAAGCCATCGACCATCACCACCAGGTCCACGTGAGAGTACTTCTTCCTGACCGTACAATCACCCCAAATCCTCTCTACTTTGTTGTCTGCGTCCTAAGGAAACAAGACCAGGAGAGAGAAATACACAACCTCTGAATGCTACAACCTCCATCTTTGCAAACCCTCTTCTAAGAACGACCTGGAGCTTGGTGAAACCATAGCTTAACTCAAACATGAGGCTTCGGTCATCGTGTACGGAGACCAGAGCAGGGAATCTGTGCTTGTGTCAAatagagaaataataatttttagattcCCAGAAGCGATTCTAGCCATGAAACTGAAACCatgattttccaaaaaaaatcCGTCACATTGGtttttttcccacccttttaaatGTCCTGCACAAGGACACCTCTACCCTGGACAATC
Coding sequences within it:
- the SARS1 gene encoding serine--tRNA ligase, cytoplasmic — encoded protein: MVLDLDLFRADKGGDPDLIRETQKKRFKDPGLVDQLVKADGEWRRCRFRADNLNKLKNLCSKTIGEKMKKKEPVGDDESIPETLLNLDDLTSDTLANLKVSQIKKLRLLIDEAILMCDAERIKLEAERFESLREIGNLLHPSVPISDDEDADNKVERIWGDCTVRKKYSHVDLVVMVDGFEGEKGVVVAGSRGYFLKGALVFLEQALIQYALRTLGSRGYTPIYTPFFMRKEVMQEVAQLSQFDEELYKVIGKGSEKSDDNSYDEKYLIATSEQPIAALHRDEWLRPEDLPIKYAGLSTCFRQEVGSHGRDTRGIFRVHQFEKIEQFVYSSPHDNKSWEMFEEMISTAEEFYQSLGIPYHIVNIVSGSLNHAASKKLDLEAWFPGSGAFRELVSCSNCTDYQARRLRIRYGQTKKMMDKVEFVHMLNATMCATTRTICAILENYQTEKGIIVPEKLKEFMPPGLQELIPFVKPAPIDQEPSKKQKKQHEGSKKKGAARDVALESRLQNMEVTDA